The following DNA comes from Phycisphaerae bacterium.
GCGATCAGTTCGCGCGTGGCCAGCGAAAACTTCATGCCGGCGTGGCCCATGGCGATGCCGTCGTCGATCCCAATGGTATTGAAGATGAAAGGCACGCCGCCGGCGACCCGAACGGCCTCCTTGACAAAATACCCGACACGGTCCAGGTGGGCATGGCCGGGGATGATGTCGGTGTACGAATTGCACACCGCGATGAACGGCTTGTCGATGTCGCCATCCGTATAATTGCCCGTGCCCTTCAGCAGGCTCCGATGCGGCGCCCGCTCAACGCCTCGCTTGATCAGATCACTTCGCATAGCAATTCAACCTCTTGTTAGAACCTTGGAAAGCTTCTACAGGCCAGCGTCATCAAGGCTGCGTCCCCGCCGGCGTGGAGGCGACATTATACCCCATCATCACAGACTGCAACTTCTGCCTCCGCTATGGTCTCCCATCCTGCATTTGCGATGTCAAATCGGCCGGACATGCCCGCGCCGAGCCGTGGACAAGCCGCCGGCGGCCCGCCGTGCTCCGGCCGCAAGCATGGCATCACCTGACAACATGGCTATAATCGTCTCGCAATTGCTGATAATAGGAGTGCTATCATGCCCGGACCACTAAACAGGTTCAGCTCCCGCATCACCCAGCCCAAGTCGCAGGGGACGTCTCAGGCGATGCTTTACGCCGTCGGCCTGACCGAGGACGACATGAAAAAACCGCAGGTGGGCATCGCCGCCGTGTGGTGGGAGGGCAACCCCTGCAACATGCACCTGAACGACCTGGCCTTGCGAGTCAAGGAGGGCGTGCAGTCCGCGGGTATGGTCGGGTTGCGGTTCAACACCATCGGAGTCAGCGACGGCATCGCCATGGGCACCGACGGCATGAGCTACTCGCTTCAATCCCGCGAGATCATTGCCGACTCGATCGAGACGGTCGTGGCCGCCCAGTGGTACGATGGCTGCATCGCCATTCCCGGCTGCGACAAGAACATGCCCGGCTGCGTCATGGCCATGTGCCGGCTCAACCGCCCCGGCTTGGTGATTTACGGCGGGACCATCCGCGCCGGCCACCTCGGCAATCAAGCCATCGATATCGTCTCGGCGTCTCAGTCTTATGGCCAGTACCTGTCTGGAGAGATCACTGCCGCCCAGCGCGACCAGATCGTCCGTTGCAGTTGCCCCGGCCCGGGTGCCTGTGGCGGAATGTACACCGCAAACACCATGGCCAGCGCGATCGAAGCTCTCGGCATGTCCTTGCCGTACAGCGCGTCGATCCCGGCAGAGGACCCAGCGAAACTCGATGAGTGCTTCCGCGCCGGCCAGATGATGCGAAACCTCCTGGAGCTCGACCTCAAGCCCCGCGACATCATGACCCGCCAGGCGTTCGAGAACGCCATGGTAGTGGTGATGGCTCTGGGGGGCTCCACAAACTCAGTCCTGCACCTGATTGCCATGGCCCGCACGGCCGGCGTCGAGTTGACCATCGATGATTTCCAGCGGGTCTCCGACCGCACGCCGTTCCTGGCCGACCTGAAACCCAGCGGCAAGTACGTCATGGAAGATCTGCACAAGGCCGGCGGAACGCCGGGGGTCATGAAATACCTGCTGGAAAAAGGCTTTCTGGATGGCGGTTGCATCACCGTGACCGGCAAAACGCTGGCCGAGAACCTGGCCGACCTGCCGGGCCTGAGTCCGGGCCAGGACGTGATCCACCCCATCGAGCGACCGATCAAGCCTACCGGTCACATCCGCATTCTTCGCGGCAACCTCGCCCCAGACGGCGCAGTCGCCAAGATCACCGGCAAGGAAGGAAAGCGTTTCAGCGGGCCGGCCCGCGCGTTCGATTGCGAAGAGGCTATGCTCGCGGCCGTGGAGAAAAAGCAAATCCGCAAGGGCGACGTGGTGGTCATCCGTTACGAAGGTCCCAAAGGCGGCCCTGGTATGCCCGAAATGCTTACGCCAACTGCGGCAATCATGTCCACCGGCCTTGGCAAGGACGTCGCGTTGATCACCGACGGACGTTTCTCGGGCGGCTCACACGGTTTCATCGTCGGCCACGTCTGCCCGGAGGCTCAGGAAGGCGGGCCCATCGCCCTGCTTCGCGATGGCGACGTCGTCACCATTGACGGCGAGACGAATACCCTGTCCGTTGATCTGCCGGAGGCGGAGCTGGCCCGTCGCCGCGCCGCCTGGACGATGCCACCCTACAAGGCCGCCCGCGGCACGCTGTACAAGTACATCAAGAACGTCAAGCCGGCTTCGCTCGGCTGCGTGACGGATGAATGACGGACCAACGGGGCCACTCAGAGCACGTGTGAGAAGGGTAGGGCATGGTCGAAGCCGCCGGAGACCTCCCGCTCGGCCCGCAATCCATTCCGGGCCGCCTCCTTTGGCGGAATCCGTTCCGCATTCGCCGCAAATGAGGATGGAAATCCTCCACGCGAAAGGCCCCAGAATGGATTCTGAGGCCAGCGATGAGGCTGCAGAGACCTGCCGCTCGGACCGGCCACTCATTCAAACGGCACCGGCTCGGCCTTGCCCGACTTGTTTGACCTTTCCGCCAGTTCCAACACCGCGATCACCCGCCGGGCACTTTCCGGCGTGACCATCAGCGGTTCGCCTCCCAACAGGTGATCGGCCAATCTCGCGTAGTACGGCGACCAGTCATCCTGCGCGTATGGCACCTCGATCTCCTCCCTGCCGCCGCCCGCGTAACGGGTCACCTGTACCGGCTTGTTCCAGTCGCAAATAAGCCCGCCCTTCGTGCCTAAGATCCGCCACTTCGGCTTGCCGACGGCTGCAATGCTCGAAATCTCCAGTTCGGCCGACCGATCGCCCTCGAAACGGATGATCGCCTTGCAGTGGTCCTCGTTGCTGACGTCGTGCCAGACGCGCTTGCTCATAAAGCCGGTAACCGATTGCATCCTGTAAGGCATCAAGTTGAGAATCCAGTCGACAAAGTGCGCTCCCCAGTCATAAATCGCACCGCCGCTGATCGGCTTGTGCGATCGCCACCAGTCGCCGGGATGCTGATAGCCGCCCATGAACGCCTCGCAGTGAAAAGGCTCGCCGATGAGCCCGTCGTCCACGATCTTCCTGATCGCCAGGTAATCGGCATCCAGCCGCCGGCAATGAAAAACAGTGAGGAGGACCTTTTTTTCGCGCGCGGTCCTGATCATCCTCGTCGCCTGCTCGACGGTGATGCAGAAAGGCTTCTCTGAGACCACACCGATGCCCGCCCTCAACAGGTCAAGCGACAACGGGGCATGCACGCTATGCGGGGTAATGTTGATCGCGATATCCACCAGGCCGGAAGCGGCCATCTTCTTGTGATTGTCGAAGGTGCGAACGTCCGGCAGTTCTTTGGTCGCGGCGTCGGTCCGTCTCGGATCGATATCGCAAACGGCCGTCACGCTCAGGCCTGCGGTATTGCGAATGAAGTCGGCGTGCACTTTGCCCATGCTGAAGGTCGGACCATATCCGACAATGCCGCATCGCACCGTTTCATTCTTGTTCGATCGCGTAGCCCACCAGACGCCCCGGTGGATCAG
Coding sequences within:
- the ilvD gene encoding dihydroxy-acid dehydratase translates to MPGPLNRFSSRITQPKSQGTSQAMLYAVGLTEDDMKKPQVGIAAVWWEGNPCNMHLNDLALRVKEGVQSAGMVGLRFNTIGVSDGIAMGTDGMSYSLQSREIIADSIETVVAAQWYDGCIAIPGCDKNMPGCVMAMCRLNRPGLVIYGGTIRAGHLGNQAIDIVSASQSYGQYLSGEITAAQRDQIVRCSCPGPGACGGMYTANTMASAIEALGMSLPYSASIPAEDPAKLDECFRAGQMMRNLLELDLKPRDIMTRQAFENAMVVVMALGGSTNSVLHLIAMARTAGVELTIDDFQRVSDRTPFLADLKPSGKYVMEDLHKAGGTPGVMKYLLEKGFLDGGCITVTGKTLAENLADLPGLSPGQDVIHPIERPIKPTGHIRILRGNLAPDGAVAKITGKEGKRFSGPARAFDCEEAMLAAVEKKQIRKGDVVVIRYEGPKGGPGMPEMLTPTAAIMSTGLGKDVALITDGRFSGGSHGFIVGHVCPEAQEGGPIALLRDGDVVTIDGETNTLSVDLPEAELARRRAAWTMPPYKAARGTLYKYIKNVKPASLGCVTDE
- a CDS encoding ThuA domain-containing protein, with protein sequence MKKALLMIGGEYHPFETCGWILADFLKSYGTAECTVTSDREAFRKPGGYDVVIVYTQGGKLSKAQEKGLCDWVAGGGAFVGIHCANDSFVGNERYMEMVGTQFVGHGPVCEFAVNISDQEHEVSRRFSEFRITDEFYLCKRRTKADLHAVMTGKWRFEKQPVAYVREYGQGRVFYTILGHDERAFGHPAFGKLIHRGVWWATRSNKNETVRCGIVGYGPTFSMGKVHADFIRNTAGLSVTAVCDIDPRRTDAATKELPDVRTFDNHKKMAASGLVDIAINITPHSVHAPLSLDLLRAGIGVVSEKPFCITVEQATRMIRTAREKKVLLTVFHCRRLDADYLAIRKIVDDGLIGEPFHCEAFMGGYQHPGDWWRSHKPISGGAIYDWGAHFVDWILNLMPYRMQSVTGFMSKRVWHDVSNEDHCKAIIRFEGDRSAELEISSIAAVGKPKWRILGTKGGLICDWNKPVQVTRYAGGGREEIEVPYAQDDWSPYYARLADHLLGGEPLMVTPESARRVIAVLELAERSNKSGKAEPVPFE